DNA sequence from the Geobacter sp. AOG2 genome:
CCAGTGCATCCTCCTGGACGTAGATATTGGCACCCACCGGCAGGAAATATCGGCCAATGGTTCCGCCGCCATCGCCGCTGGTGTCCTTGATGGCAATGCGTGGACGCTTGTCCGTATCCTTGGTCTCGATGATGACCTTGCGGGAGAGACCAGTCACTTCGTCCAGTTGTTCCTCAATGGTAACGCCCTCAGCAATGTCGCCGAACTTGACCTTACCGGCCACTTCGGTGAGGATCGGCATGGTGTAGGGGTCCCACTCGGCCAGAGTGGCGCCTTGCTTCACTTTGCCGTCCGGGGCGACCCGGATCTTGGCGCCGTAGACGACCGTGTATTTCTCGCGTTCGCGACCGGTTTCGTCGATAACGGCGATCTCGCCGTTGCGGTTCATGACGATATGGTGTCCCTCGTTGTTTACGACCGTATTCACGTTGATGTACTTGAGGGTACCATCGGTACGGGCCTCCAGAGAGGTCTGCTCGGCATGGCGGGAAGCGGTACCACCGATGTGGAAGGTACGCATGGTCAGCTGGGTTCCCGGCTCACCAATGGACTGGGCGGCAATGACGCCGACCGCCTCGCCCATGTTGACGATATGGCCACGGGCCAGATCGCGGCCGTAGCACTTGGCGCAGATGCCGCGCCGGCTCTGGCAGGTGAGCACTGAACGAATCTTGACCTTCTCCAGACCCGCGTCCTCGATCCGCTTTACCAGGTTTTCGTCGATCTCCTGGTTGGCGTCCACCAGCACCTCACCCGTAACCGGGTCAAGGATGTCGTCCAGGGCCACGCGGCCCAGGATGCGGTCGCCGATATGCTCGATAATCTCGCCCCCCTCCGTCAGGGAAGACACCGTCAGGCCATCCAGGGTACCGCAGTCGTCCTCGGTGATGATGGCATCCTGGGCCACGTCCACCAGGCGGCGGGTAAGGTAACCGGAGTTGGCGGTCTTGAGCGCCGTATCGGCCAAGCCTTTGCGGGCGCCGTGGGTGGATATGAAATACTGGAGAACCGTCAACCCTTCGCGGAAATTTGCGGTAATGGGGGTTTCGATGATCTCGCCGGAAGGCTTGGCCATCAAACCGCGCATACCGGCCAACTGGCGGATCTGCTGTGCCGAACCACGGGCTCCCGAATCCGCCATCATGTGTATGGCGTTGAAGGATGCCTCATGGACCTCTTCACCATCGACCAGGAAGCTCTCCTTGGACAGGTTGTCGAGCATCTCCTTGGCAATGTCCTCGGTAGCTTTTGCCCAGATGTCGATGACCTTGTTGTAACGCTCGCCGTCGGTAATGAGACCCTCGGTGTACTGGTTCTGGATCTCCTTGACCTCGTCCTCAGCCTTGGTGATGATGGCTGCCTTCCCTTCCGGGATGACCATATCGTCCAGGCAGATGGAGATGCCGGCCAGGTTGGCGTAGCGGAAACCGATCTCCTTGAGGCGGTCGGCCAGGATAACGGTCTCCTTGCTGTCGGCCAGGCGATAGCAGGTATCCACAAGGTTGGACAGTTCCTTTTTGTTGAGCACCTTGTTGATGGCACTAAACGGTACCTGGGGCGGCAGAATTTCCCGCATGATGATGCGGCCGACAGTAGTATCGATCAACTGCGGCTTTTCGTCGATTACCAGGTTTTTCATCCGCACACGGACCTTGGCCTGCATGTCAACCTCACCGGCATCGAAAGCGATACGCACCTCATCGGTGGACGAGAAGATCTTGCCGGTACCCTTGACCTTGCGGTACATCAGCTTGCCGGTGGCGGGGTCGATCTTGGCGCGGCCGGTCTTGTCGTCGGGATCCGGCTCGTACAGGCGATCACGGGTCATGTAGTAGGCACCGAGCACCATGTCCTGAGACGGGACGATAATCGGCTTGCCGTGGGCCGGCGACAGGATGTTGTTGGTGGACATCATCAGGACGCGAGCCTCTACCTGGCTCTCGATGGAGAGGGGGAGATGCACGGCCATTTGGTCACCGTCGAAGTCGGCGTTGAAAGCGGTACAGACCAGCGGATGCAACTGAATGGCCTTGCCTTCGATCAGTACCGGCTCAAAGGCCTGAATGCCGAGACGATGCAGAGTCGGAGCACGGTTGAGCATCACTGGATGTTCCTTGATGACCTCCTCCAGCACGTCCCACACTTCGGGGCGTTCCTTCTCCACCATCTTCTTGGCGCTTTTGATGGTGGTTACGTAGCCACGCTCTTCAAGCTTGTTGTAGATAAACGGCTTGAACAGTTCCAGGGCCATCTTCTTCGGCAGGCCGCACTGGTGCAACCGCAGTTCCGGGCCGACAACGATGACCGAACGGCCGGAATAGTCAACACGCTTACCAAGAAGGTTCTGGCGGAAGCGGCCCGACTTGCCCTTGAGCATGTCGGACAGGGATTTCAAGGGACGCTTATTGGGCCCGGCTATGGCGCGACCGCGACGGCCGTTGTCGAACAACGCGTCAACAGCTTCCTGAAGCATCCTCTTCTCGTTGCGGATGATCACCTCCGGCGCCTGGAGTTCGCAGAGGCGCTTGAGACGGTTATTACGGTTGATGACCCTGCGGTACAGGTCGTTCAGGTCGGAGGTGGCGAAGCGGCCGCCATCCAGCGGCACCAGGGGGCGCAATTCCGGCGGCAGGACCGGGATGCATTCCAGGATCATCCATTCCGGCTTGTTGCCCGAGGACTTGAATGCTTCCACAACCTTAAGGCGTTTGGCGGTCTTTTTGCGTTTCGCCTCACTGGTGGACTCCATCATCTCGGAACGAAGAGATACCGCAAGTTCATCCAGGTCGAGGGAACGGAGGCAGTTGCGGATGGCCTCGGCCCCCATGCCGCCCTCGAAGGCATCACTGCCGTATTCCTGCTGGGCCTTGAGGAATTTTTCCTCAGACATTACCTCGCAGAACTGCATAGGCGTGTTCTTGGGGTCGCTGATGACGAACGCCTCGAAGTAGAGAACCTTTTCCAGGTCCTTGAGGGTTATGTCCAACAGATTGCCGATACGCGACGGCAATGACTTGAGGAACCAGATATGGGCAACCGGCGTGGCAAGGTCGATGTGTCCCAGCCGTTCCCGGCGCACCTTGGAGGGAATAACCTCAACCCCGCACTTTTCGCAGATGATGCCGCGGTGTTTCATGCGTTTGTACTTGCCGCAGTTGCACTCGTAGTCCTTGGTGGGACCGAAAATCTTGGCGCAGAACAGACCGTCACGCTCCGGTTTGAAGGTACGGTAATTGATCGTTTCCGGTTTCTTTACCTCGCCGTGGGAACGCTCCCTAATCTTCTCCGGCGACGAAACCGATATGCGTATGGCTGAAAAGTGGAGTGGATCTTTTGGTTTATCGAAAAAACTGAAATAATCTTCCACGTTGCTCTCCTCCGTTATTCTGAAGCTTCGAGGGCGATGCCGGACCGGCTGTCCACGAAGGTATCTGTAATTATTCCTCGTCCCCTTCCAACAGTTCCACATCAAGGCAGAGGGATTGGAGTTCCTTGATGAGGACATTGAAGGATTCCGGCAGGCCCGGTTCAAGCGTATGCTTGCCCTTGACTATGGCCTCGTACATCCGCGTGCGGCCGGAAACGTCGTCCGATTTGACCGTGAGGAATTCCTGGAGCGCATAGGAGGCGCCGTAGGCCTCCATGGCCCAGACCTCCATCTCGCCCAGCCTCTGGCCGCCGAACTGGGCCTTGCCACCCAGCGGCTGCTGGGTAACCAGGCTGTAGGGTCCGATGGAACGAGCGTGGATCTTGTCGTCAACAAGGTGATGCAGCTTGAGGACATACATCACGCCGACCGTGACCTTGTGCTTGAACGGGTCACCGGTGCGGCCGTCGAAGAGGGTTACCTGGCCGGACGAATGGAAGCCGGCTTTTTCCAGC
Encoded proteins:
- the rpoC gene encoding DNA-directed RNA polymerase subunit beta', giving the protein MEDYFSFFDKPKDPLHFSAIRISVSSPEKIRERSHGEVKKPETINYRTFKPERDGLFCAKIFGPTKDYECNCGKYKRMKHRGIICEKCGVEVIPSKVRRERLGHIDLATPVAHIWFLKSLPSRIGNLLDITLKDLEKVLYFEAFVISDPKNTPMQFCEVMSEEKFLKAQQEYGSDAFEGGMGAEAIRNCLRSLDLDELAVSLRSEMMESTSEAKRKKTAKRLKVVEAFKSSGNKPEWMILECIPVLPPELRPLVPLDGGRFATSDLNDLYRRVINRNNRLKRLCELQAPEVIIRNEKRMLQEAVDALFDNGRRGRAIAGPNKRPLKSLSDMLKGKSGRFRQNLLGKRVDYSGRSVIVVGPELRLHQCGLPKKMALELFKPFIYNKLEERGYVTTIKSAKKMVEKERPEVWDVLEEVIKEHPVMLNRAPTLHRLGIQAFEPVLIEGKAIQLHPLVCTAFNADFDGDQMAVHLPLSIESQVEARVLMMSTNNILSPAHGKPIIVPSQDMVLGAYYMTRDRLYEPDPDDKTGRAKIDPATGKLMYRKVKGTGKIFSSTDEVRIAFDAGEVDMQAKVRVRMKNLVIDEKPQLIDTTVGRIIMREILPPQVPFSAINKVLNKKELSNLVDTCYRLADSKETVILADRLKEIGFRYANLAGISICLDDMVIPEGKAAIITKAEDEVKEIQNQYTEGLITDGERYNKVIDIWAKATEDIAKEMLDNLSKESFLVDGEEVHEASFNAIHMMADSGARGSAQQIRQLAGMRGLMAKPSGEIIETPITANFREGLTVLQYFISTHGARKGLADTALKTANSGYLTRRLVDVAQDAIITEDDCGTLDGLTVSSLTEGGEIIEHIGDRILGRVALDDILDPVTGEVLVDANQEIDENLVKRIEDAGLEKVKIRSVLTCQSRRGICAKCYGRDLARGHIVNMGEAVGVIAAQSIGEPGTQLTMRTFHIGGTASRHAEQTSLEARTDGTLKYINVNTVVNNEGHHIVMNRNGEIAVIDETGREREKYTVVYGAKIRVAPDGKVKQGATLAEWDPYTMPILTEVAGKVKFGDIAEGVTIEEQLDEVTGLSRKVIIETKDTDKRPRIAIKDTSGDGGGTIGRYFLPVGANIYVQEDALVSAGDIIAKIPRETTKTKDITGGLPRVAELFEARKPKDFAVISEIDGRVTFGKDAKGKRKVVVTPELGEPKEYLIPKGKHISVHEGDHVRAGEALMDGSSNPHDILRVLGVKELAKYLVDEVQEVYRLQGVKINDKHIETIVRQMLRRVRIKEVGDANLLVDDQVERWVFEEENEKVLAEGKRPAIAEPLLLGITKASLSTESFISAASFQETTKVLTQAAIEGKVDYLRGLKENVIMGRLIPAGTGLARYRHLRLQAEAQAQETIQPEEPVADAVEDELDAA